The nucleotide window ACGCGGGCTTCCGGTGTGCGAACGACGCCGGGCCGAACATTCACGTCGAGCGCGTCGAGGCCGTCGACTGCGGGCGTGGCATCTTCACCGTCTCGAACAGCGGCGGGATCACGATCGACGAGGTGTACCTGGAGGGCAACAGCGGGAACCTGATCCAGGACTCCCGGGACGTGACGATCCGAAGCGGGGAGATCACCGAGACCGGGAGTTCGGGCGTGCGTATCGACTCCCGGAACGACGACCGGCATCCCCACACGCGCAACGTGACGATCACCGGCTGTGACATCAACAACAACGCCGGCTACGGCGTCCGCGAGACCGGGCCGGACACCGAATCGAACCGCATCGAGGGCAACGGCTTCTGTTCGAACGGCGACGGCGCCGTCGAGACCTACGCCGACTCGACGGTCGTCACGGGGAACACCTACGACTGCTCGGGCGTGCCCGGTGGTGGCGGTGTCCCGCCGGCGATCGATCCGTACCTCCGGGTCGACGGTGGCGAGTGGCAAGAGACCGCGACGGTCTCGATCGACGCGGGCCAGACCGTCGAATTCGGGCCGCACCCCACCGAGGGCGGGTCGTGGTCCTGGGAAGGCCCCGGGGTCGCCGCAGACACCCGCGCGATCGAGGTCTCACCGACCGAGACGAGCACCTACACCGCGACCTATACGGATTCCTCGGGCGAGTCCTCGACGCAGGAGTTCACCGTCGAGGTGTGTTCCCCGTCGACGCTCACCCCCTACGTCCGCGTCGACGGCGGCGAGTGGCGAGAGACCGCGTCGGTCTCGATCGATGCGGGCCAGACCGTCGAGATCGGGCCCCACCCCACGGAGGGTGGCTCGTGGGCCTGGGACGGGCCCGGTGTCTCCTCAGACACCCGCGAACTCACGGTCTCACCGACCGAGACGGGGACGTTCACCGCGACACACACGAACGCGTGCGGCGCGACCGCGACACTCGACGTTCGGGTCACGGTCGGACCGGCGGGGCCAGCGGCGATCGACGGGACCGTTCCGACCGATCCCAACGGCGACGCGTTGTACGAAGACCTCTCGGGGGACGGGACGCTGAACTTCCCCGACGTGAACACCCTGTTCCAGCACACCGACGACCCCGCCGTCCAGGATCACGTGTCGGCCTACGACTTCACCGGCGACGGCCTCGTCGACCAGCAGGACGTGCTCGCGCTGTTCGAGATGGTGTAGCGTTGCGGGCCAGGCCGTTCGTTACGAGAGGGTCGGTCGACGATAGATATACCAGACGTACTACCAAACGACTGAAATCGAAATGGAGCGTAGTGTGGGATGATGGCTCGCGTCACGACCACCGGCACGGTGACCATCCCGACGCCGGTCCATGAGGAACTGGGGACCACAGCAGGCGACGAAGTGGCGTTCGAGTCGACGCCAGACGGATACGTTATCCGACCGGTGTCCCCACGAACGCCCGACGGTGAGGACCCGTTCGAGATCTATCGCGGAGTTGTCGAGGGAACGATGTCCGACCGAATGCGCCGATTGCGGGGCGACCAGGAAGTCGAACACAGCGACGAAACAGATTCTGACAAGTGATAGAGTAGCCGGTGTGGGAACGACGACGTTCGATCGTGGGTTCCACGAGACGTATTTCCCGGCGGTATCCGTCCGACTGGCGTGACCGTGACCGAACACCCCACCCCCACTCCCCCGGGGGGCCAGACTCGGCCGGTTCAGTTGTACTCTCGCCAGCGATGCCCACACGCTGTGCACTTGAAAAATCGCG belongs to Halococcoides cellulosivorans and includes:
- a CDS encoding right-handed parallel beta-helix repeat-containing protein — protein: MVHEGTHQTDGAPTGRTRREALGTIAAAAGGLVGVAGTASAAPVATVTGSGGSYETTSGGSTVHTGGDLAEAIRAGIDALPDGRSSREEVLVEASGDISEQIFVPSYTDLNLQGSYYASGIIPFYADQVESITIRNLTLEGDVSMGMRIRRADDVVVDGITMEISSGIGIRIDDAYNDATPERTTDVRIGTVEISGAGHHSVETYGVTGFTADTVRTWDSGGCGLLLNNTDDAEVGLVDATRANEGGGYAGFRCANDAGPNIHVERVEAVDCGRGIFTVSNSGGITIDEVYLEGNSGNLIQDSRDVTIRSGEITETGSSGVRIDSRNDDRHPHTRNVTITGCDINNNAGYGVRETGPDTESNRIEGNGFCSNGDGAVETYADSTVVTGNTYDCSGVPGGGGVPPAIDPYLRVDGGEWQETATVSIDAGQTVEFGPHPTEGGSWSWEGPGVAADTRAIEVSPTETSTYTATYTDSSGESSTQEFTVEVCSPSTLTPYVRVDGGEWRETASVSIDAGQTVEIGPHPTEGGSWAWDGPGVSSDTRELTVSPTETGTFTATHTNACGATATLDVRVTVGPAGPAAIDGTVPTDPNGDALYEDLSGDGTLNFPDVNTLFQHTDDPAVQDHVSAYDFTGDGLVDQQDVLALFEMV
- a CDS encoding AbrB/MazE/SpoVT family DNA-binding domain-containing protein, which produces MARVTTTGTVTIPTPVHEELGTTAGDEVAFESTPDGYVIRPVSPRTPDGEDPFEIYRGVVEGTMSDRMRRLRGDQEVEHSDETDSDK